AATGAAGAAGACGAAGCTAATCAGCTCAGGCGTGGCATGTCTTTTAGGCTTGACCATCATCTCGGGATGCAGTTCACAATCCGTAGACAATACCAATTCGAAAGAAGGAAGAACATCAAACGAAAGCCAGTCCAGTCCTGAGGTTGAAAGCATTAAAGTGGAGAATTCCGTTGATGTTCAAGTAGAGGAAGTCATAGAAGGAGAACTTAAAGACTCCGGCAGATTGCTGGCGGAGGTATTCGCTAACACGGATGTGAGTATTTACGGCAAAACTACCGGAACCGTCTCACAAATCCTGGTGAAAAAAGGGGACACCGTAAAAAAAGGACAAGTCATCGGAAAGCTGGATCAAACCGAAGCGCAATTGAAACTGCGCCAAGCGGAGGCGGCATTAGCAGTCGCCAAGGCGAATCTAGAGCATTCCAACAAAATGGGGACGTCTGGCGAATTGGCAAACAGCCAACTGAAGCAGGCGGAGCAAACCTTTGCGAGTGTCAAGCGAACGATGGAACAAGGCTTGACGCTGGCGCAGGCAAATTACAACCGCTCGAAAAAGCTGTTTGAAGAGAAAGCTTTGTCCAAAGGTGAGCTTGAGAATGCAGAAAACGCGTATCTGCAAGCAAAAAACCAGTATCAAAGCCAGCTGGATCAGGCGCAAACTGCTTTAATTAATGCCAGGTCGCAAGTGAATACAGCCGATAAAAATGGACGAGTCACGCAAGCAAGTGTGCAACAGGGACAGGTTGAAGTGGACATCTCCAGGAATGCGTTGGAAAACACGCTGATCAAATCAACAATTGACGGCATTGTCACCGATATCCAAGTCCAAGAAGGCGATACGATCAATCCGCAAAAGCCTGTTGCAACAGTCATTAACCTTGACCCGATGATTGTGAAGGTGAATGTGTCCGAAAAATCGTTGGCTAGCTTCAAAAAAGGAACACAACTAAATTTGCAGGTTCCCTCTCAAAATATCAAGGTCAACGGCAGCATTACCTACGTGGGACTAAAGGCTGCTGACCAATCTAAGCTTTTTCCCGTGGAAATAGAAGTACCAAATCCAAAAGGTACGCTACTTCCCGGAATGAAGGCAGAAGTCTCTTCCAGCCACGGACAAGCAGGGATTCTCATACCGACAGATGCCATCCTTGAGCGAAATGGGAAATCAGTAGCCTACGTTGTGAATGGCGAGAGAGTAGCCGAGAAGGAAATCGCGATTGCTTCGAAAGGAACGGAGAAGACGCTTATCGGTTCCGGAGTGAAACCAGGAGACAAGGTAGTGATCAAGGGACAATCCCAATTAAAAGATCAGGCAAAAATTCGCATTGTTCCCTAAGGAATAACGAGGAGGATACCTATGCAAAAGATGAACGTTTCCCAGAACCGATGGCTACTCTCTGCAAAAATGACAGCAGAGGCAGAAGTGCTATTATTTTGCTTTCACTATGCTGGTGGTCACGCAGGTATTTATCGGGATTGGCAAAAAAAGCTGCCCGTTCAAATTGGCGTTTGTCCTGTGCAGCTTCCCGGCAGAAGTAATCGCTTCTTAGAGCCTTGCTACACGGATTTGTCTGTAATGATTCGTGATTTGGCAGAAGCGCTTCTTCCGTATCTAAATCGACCGTTTGCGTTTTTTGGACATAGCATGGGAACGCTGGTTAGCTTTGAACTGGCCAGATATTTACGCAAACATTACAACCTCAAGCCGCAACACTTGTTTGCATCCGGATACCATGCCCCGCATCTGCCAGATCCGGGTGAAGCCATTCATCATCTCCCAGATCAAGAGTTTCTGGAGGGAGTTCGAACAATGAATGGCACGCCAAAGGAAATTTTTGAGGACAAGGAGATTCTGAATATGCTTCTCCCTACGCTTCGGGCCGATTTCTCGATATGCGAGACGTATCGCTATCAAGACGGGGAACCGCTGGAGTCCGGAGTGACGGCCATTGGCGGTTGGCAGGACCCGGATTTTTCCGTAACACATCTCGAAGCCTGGAGAGAACATACCAACGCTTCTTTTCAAACGCATATACTGGAAGGCGACCATTTTTTCATCCATTCTCAACAGGACCAAGTCATTTCTATTGTCGGGTCAACTCTTCAAAATTATATTGCCGGGTATAGGGGGATTGGATGATGACAGGAAAAGCAACACGAGAGGGGACACAGCGCCTAGCACAGGCCAATCCCCATCTTTTCTATAAGCAATTTGGCAGCTTCGATGTGTGGATCAGTCAGGTTGGATTCGGAACGTACCGGATTGATGAACAGGATGAGCAGTACCAGCAGGCACTCCGCAAAGCGCTGCTCGAAGGAATTAACTTGATTGACACAAGTAGTATGTATACAAATGGTAGCGCGGAGAAAGTCATCGGTCATGTGCTGAAGCAGCTGATAAGTGAAGAAAAAATAAAGCGGGAAGAGCTTGTAATCGTGTCTAAGGCCGGTATCGTCCAAGGCGAAGATTCCGAGGAGACGACGAAGAGGACAGCGGAAGGAAAACCGTATCAAGACTTCACGACGGTGCACGAAGGAATGTCGATATGTATCCACCCAGAGTACCTTCAAGACCAGCTGACACGTAGCCTGCAGCGCTTGCAGGTGGACACGATTGATTGCTACATGCTGCACAATCCAGAGTGGTATTTGCTATGGGCCAAAATGAAAAAGATCAAACAACAGGAAGCGTATGATGAATTATTAGAGCGAATGGAGAAGGCTTTTCGACATCTGGAGAAAGAAGTCGAATCAGGTCGGATTCAATGCTATGGTGTCAGTGCCAATTCGTTTGGCAGCAATGTCAAGGAATTTGATTTTGTTGCGCTAGATACCCTCTGGGACATTGCAGAAAAGATTACACCAAATCACCATTTTCGCGTCATCCAGTTTCCAATGAACATGTACGAATCTGGTGCCATACTGGAAAAAAGTCATGCGCAAGGCAAGAGTGCCTTGTTATTTGCCAAGGAAAAGGGACTTGGTGTCATGACCAACCGGACGTTAGATGTGACAGCGAAGGATAAAATCTTCCGCCTGACGAACATCCAACTAGATCTGAGCTCGGTCATTGATGAAAAAGAAGCTACTCGTCGAATCAAGGATTGTCTGAATCGTGTAGATGATGTAGAGGATCAGATCGTCTATCGTGTCTTGCCATTACTGAAAATGGAGAAAGAAGATGTAAAAGAGCTGAAGAAAAAAATATCATCTGGTGCTACACTCCGCAAATACTGGAAAAAGCTATACTCTGCTACAAATGTGCAAAATGTGAGAAACTTCTTGTTTGAGCCGGTCATTGAAGATATTCGTAATACGATTAAAAAACATGATGGCTTGGACGACCAGACACAGCAATGGCTGGATACCTACAAGGCAGCTCTCATGGAGACAGCAGAAGCCTTGAAGAGCTACTACGCCCCCAAAGACTACCAGCGTTCACTGGATATCTCGAGAGAGCTGACGAGGGTGAAGCCGCATTTGATGACAACAGATAACCTCAGCCAAGCAGCGATTAGAACGATGCGCGCCACTCCAGAGGTACACAGCGTCCTCGTGGGGATGAGACGTGAGCATTATGTAGAGGATGTACTCATAGAATTGAAGAGACCTCTAGATACGATCATGCAAGAAGAAGACTGGCACACGATGACCCAAACCCTTAAAGCAATTATTAGCTAAAAACAATACCCAAATAGTAAAACCACCTTATGGAATCGTGTAACAACAACGATTTCATAAGGTGGTTATTTTTCATACTTTCGATTATTTCCACTTGCTGATGATATGCTCGCGATCAAACACTTTAATACTTGTCTGGAACAAGATCAGGGCAACCACCGCACAAAGCGTAACCATTCCCAGATAGATTACCGGATTGCTCATCATGGAAAGGAAGATGACCTGACTGACAGCAAGTCCGATGATTGGCAGCACCAGTATGGCACCAAATTGTTGGGCTGCTGCGACGTTGTCAACCTTGGAGGAAACAATGACGCTCATGGATACACTGATAATCGAAATAAATGGAACCAGCAGGAGCATCGCGAGAATAAATACGATGGAAAAATACTCGCTGGCATTGTCAAAGGTTGCAAAGATGAACCCTAGAAAGATTAGCTGGACCACCCAGGTCAAAGCGATGGAAGGCAAGGAGTAAGCTAGGACCTTACCCAGCAAAAACTCCTTGGTGGAAATTGGGGTGACCAGTACGCTTTCCAATGTTCCTGTCATTTTTTCCATGATGATGCTCGTCGTGGCGAATGTTAAGGGGATCATCGCCGGTACGATCAGGAACAAGAGGAAATAGAAGCGGGCAATGGCAATATGACCATCTTCACCTGCCATGTTAAGGAGGGGATTGGTCAATTTCATCAGGTTAAGGATGAACTCCATCTTACCGTTTTGGGCAAATACTGTGGTGATCAGAGCGACAACCAATATAACGAATGGTGCAGCAAGATTGGTAATCAATACGGAGCGTGCAGCGAAAAGCTCCTTCCATTCCCGGATAATAACAAATCCCGGCATCCTAGATCGCCTCCTTTTCTTGGTTCAACAAGCTGAGATAGGAGTCCTCCAGTGACACGGAGATGGGAGCTATGTAATTGACCGTAATATCCGCTGCGACCAGCTTTTTGATTAGCTGTGGGTTCGAGTCCTTCGGATTGGCTACCCTCAGGTGGAACTGGTCTTCGGTGCGCTTATACGTCTCCACTTCCTCGGCGGCTTTAATAATCTGTTCCGACTTATGCGTATCCGCTCCTACGTCAAGAAGCACATTGTAGGTGGTCCACTCTTCGCGGAACTTCTGTGGGGTCGTTAAACGAATTACTTGACCCTTAATGATGGCGAACTCATGACATAACTCATCAATTTCTGCCAGGATATGTGAGCAAAAGATGATCGTCTTTCCAGACGCAGCCCACTCGCGAATCAGGTCTTTCAGCTTCCGAGTGCTGACAGGGTCGAGATTGGCTGTGACCTCGTCTAAGAAAAGCACCTCTGGATCGTGTAAAATCGCGCAAACAATCGAAAGTTTTTGTTTCATTCCTTTTGACAATCTGCCAGCAGGATCGTTTCTTCTGTCCCACAAATCGAACTGGCGCAGCAAATACTCGATGCGTGAAGCCCGCTTCGCTTTGGGCATTTGGTAGCAGGAGGCGAAGAATTCCAGGTTGTCCAACAGAGAAAGCTTGTCATACACCCCGGGAGATTCTGTTACGCAACCAATTTTTTTGCGAATCTCTTCTTTATTTTTGCTGATTTGGTGACCGAGAATGGTGACTTCTCCTGACGTAGGCTCAATAAGGCAGGACAGGATTCGAAGGGAGGTTGTTTTTCCAGCTCCATTAGGTCCAAGTAGACCAAAAATCGTACCTTTGGGAATCGAGAGGGAAATGCCATCGAGAACTTTTTTGTCTCCAAATGATTTTTTGAGATCCTTAATGACGATTGCAGGCTCCATAAAAAAATCCCCTTTCCTAAGATTTCTCTGTGACTCCAATTGCGTGTGCAGTACTCATATCGTAACCTTTTTATCCAATTCGGAATATTAAAAGACTGTAAAAGTGATGCATTAAATACAAAAATCGTCAGAAACAACTGGAAATGGAGACACAGAGGCAATTTCATTTCAGAGTGAAATGTCATGTTGACCGAAGAGTAGCGTTGAAAACGGGAGTTGTCAGAAAATGTCAGTTTTTACCAGTGGTAAACTTACCTCCTTTCATCGCTCAAAACTAGCAGAGTAGCGCCTTTTTGCGTTCTTTCCTCTAATTGTTGGGCACAAAAAAATAAAAAAATTTACATACAACTACTTGCAGAAAACCATATTTTTGAGTTATATGTAAAATCATGTAACAAAAAGTAAAAAAGTGGCACAACTTCCATCTAGGATGATTTTCAATCGAAGTCAACTTTTTGTCAACGAAATTATGAGAAATGCTGGTGATGTTTTTTTGAGAATACTATTCCTAACAACATTCATGAGCAAAGAAAACAGGATTGTCCAGTACTTGGAATCAAGAAACCACGAAGTCATCGTGTGCACGAAAAAATGGGAGCAACAAACCGAATATTTGGAAGAAGTCGATTACGTTGTCAGTTACGCGTACGGCTATATTCTGGGTAAGGAAATCGTTTCCCATTTCAAAGGGCGCATTCTCAATCTACATACATCCCTCTTGCCCTGGAACAAGGGGAGAGACCCTGTTTTCTGGAGTATTTGGGATGAGACACCAAAAGGGGTTACGCTCCACCTCATAGACGAGAACATCGATACAGGCAATATTCTTGTTCAGGAAGAGATTTCTTTTGATGAAGAAGATACACTGATCGATTGTTACAACAAAGCGAATCAAGTGATTGAAGACCTGTTCATCCGAGAGTGGGAGAACATCGTCAGTGGGCGGATCACACCAATTCCGCAACCATCTGGTGGAACGATTCACTACAAAAAAGACCGAGATTTCTACAAAAACCTGAATATGACCACCGTAAAAGAACTGCTGGCCTTAAAGCGTTTTTGTTGGGAACGAACACAAGTGGAGAAGCAGAGCGATAAAACCTATCATCAGTTGTTTGAACGACAAGTCGAAGTGTCACCGGACAGTCTAGCAGTTGTCTATCAAGACAAGTCCCTGACATACAAACAGCTTAATGAGCGAGCCAATCAGCTAGCCCATAACCTTTGTGCCAAAGGAATTAAGCCCGACGATCTTGTGGCGCTCATGATGGACAGATCACTGGATATGCTGGTGAGTATTCTCGCCGTTCTAAAGGCTGGAGCAGCATATCTCCCAATCGATCTAGATTATCCGGATGAACGAATTGCTTATATGTTAAACGACAGTGGTGCACCCGTTTTATTGACACAGACTCCGCTTATAGAGAAGGCGAAAAGCATCTGCGAAGTAGAAGTGATCGATGTGTGTGACCCTGGTAGCTTCAGCGACAGAAGAGAGAATCTACAACATGTCAATCGATCAACAGATCTCGTCTATGTCATGTATACATCGGGATCGACAGGCTTGGCGAAAGGCGTCATGATCGAGCATCGCAACTTGGTAAACTTTTGTGAATGGCATCGCCAGTACTTCGAAGTGAGCTCTGAAGACAAAGCCCTTGTCTATTCCAGTTTTGCATTTGACGGATCTGCCTTAGATATTTTTCCCTATCTGCTCACGGGCGCTTTGTTACACATCGTGCCAGCTGCACTGAAGTATGATCTGATTGCCTTGAATGATTATTGTAATCAAGAAGGTATTACGATCAGCTTTTTTCCGACAGGAGCAGCAGAACAGTTCATGCAGATGGATAATCGTTCTTTTCGAGTGATGCTCACAGGCGGGGATGTACTAAAAAGGGTTGAACGGCGCGGTGCTTACAAGCTTTACAACTTGTATGGGCCGACAGAGTGCACGATTGTTGCTACTACTTTTGAGGTGGACAAGCAATACCAAAGTATTCCGATTGGCAAGCCTATCGCTCATACTTACATCCTCATTTTGGACGAAAAGCTGGCATTGCAGCCGATTGGGGTGGCGGGCGAGGTATTTATCCTCGGTGAAGCGTTGGGACGAGGATACGTGAACCGACCAGATTTGACTGCTGAAAAATACATCACTCATCCTCAGACAGGTGAGCGCATGTACCGTACGGGAGATAGAGCACGCTGGTTGCCTGACGGGAACATCGAGTTTTTGGGCCGCCTCGACAATTTGGTAAAAATTCGCGGATATCGAATCGAGCCAGGAGAAATTGAGCCTTTCCTCATGAATCATCCAAAGGTCGAAATGGCAACCGTTATCGCCAAAGAACGGGAGGATGGCCGCAAATTCTTAGTTAGCTATTATGTTGCTCCTGATGAAATCCCTTTTCACGAGCTGAGGGAATGGCTCGGAAATGATCTTCCTGAGTACATGATCCCGACGCACTTTGTTCACATGGAGACTCTACCACTCACCACGAATGGAAAGGTAGATAAGCGGGCGCTGCCAGATGTACAGGGAGATGAGGAGCTGCTGAGGGAATATTATGTCGGGCCAACTGATAAGCTTGAACAACAATTGGCTCACGTGTGGAGCAGCGTGCTAGGAATTTTGCAGGTGGGAATCGACGACCATTTTCTTGAATGCGGTGGGGACTCGATCAAGGCCATGCAACTCATTTCCCAGTTCAAGAATATCGGATTCGATTTGAGATATGACCAGCTTTTTAAGCATCCAACGATTCGCCAATTGAAACGTTTGTTCACAGAGCAAGAGCAGACGAACCTACAACCATTGCAGGAGCTGGGCGTACAACAGGAATACGAGACGTCCGCGGTGGAGAAACGCATGTACTTCATTCAGCAGCAGGATGTAGAGTCGATTGCATACAACGTGACATTCACGGTTGACTTTCCCCATTCCGTAGATGTGGAGCATATCCAGATGGCCTTGCAGGAGCTGGTGATGCGTCACGAAGGATTACGAAGCACGTATCACATGCATGATGACGAAATCGTAAAACGAATTGTCACGTTCGCCGAACTATCCTTTGTCCGTCAAACGGGTGCAGAAGAGGTACTACACAGCCTACTAGCAGAGCACATCAAGCCATTTGATTTGGCAAAAGCGCCATTGCTCCGGGCTGGAATCATTGAAACTCCTGACAAACAGGTTCTCTGGCTCGACTCCCATCACATCCTCATGGATGGCTTATCCAAGTCGATTTTGTTACGGGAATTACAGACTTTACTCGAACGACAGCAGCTTCTCCCTTTACAGAGTACCTATAAGTCGTTTGCGCACTGGCAAAATGACTGGTATTCAAGCGAGGAATACAAACAGCAAGCTGCTTACTGGAAAACCCTCCTTGAGGGCGAGCTTCCTGTTGTCCAGCTTCCTACACGAAAACGTCCGCCGCAACTGACATTTGATGGGACTACGATCACGTATCGCGCAACCAAAGAACTCACGAGAAAGCTCAAGTCCACAGCAACCAAACACGATGGAACCCTCTATATGCTGATGCTCACCATCGTATCTGTCTGGCTATCCAAAATGAATAACGACAGCAAGCAAGTTATACTAGGTACCGTAACAGATGGAAGACAGCATCCGGATACCCGAGAGATACTTGGGATGTTCGTGAATACCTTGCCACTTCTACTCTCGATTGAGCATGAAGAAAGCTTTTTATATAACCTGCAACAGGTTAAGCAAGAGCTTTTATCTGCTTTGCAAAACCAGTACGTTCCCTTTGATAAAATTCTCGAAGGCTCTGGCGCAAAACGCGACGGGAATCGCCATCCCCTGTTTGATGTGATGTTCATGATGCAAAGCGCATCGGAGACAGGGTTGGAAAATCACACGCGTCATATCAATAACAGGATTAGCAAGTTCGACCTGACACTCGAAGCAGTGGAGCGGGAGAATGAGCTGCATATTGTTTTTGAATACAACACACGGTTGTTTGATGAAAGCATGATCAACCGCATGATTGCGCAGTTTGAACATCTCCTTTTGCAAGCTGTTCACGGCTTGGAGGAGCAAGTTAAAACGTTTGAACTAATGCCCCAAGAGCAACGCCTCAATTTGTTACTAGGGGTAAACGATACATCCAAAACATACTCCAGCAAATTGATCATGCAGTTGTTAGAAGAATGGGCGACTGCTACACCGGACAAGATCGCATTGGTACTCGGCGAACAGTGCATGACGTATCGAGAGCTGAACGAACGAGCAAACCAACTGGCACATACCCTCCGAGCAAAAGGGGTGCAACCAGACGATCTGGTGATGCTTATAGCGGAACGATCCTTTGAGATGATAGTGGTCATTCTCGCCGTGTTAAAAGCAGGTGGAGCCTATCTGCCAATCGATCCGAACAGTCCGACGGAGCGAATTTCCTACATTTTCACAGACAGCGGCGCCAAGCTAGTGGTAGCACAGACCCGTTTCGTTGAAAAAGCAAGCTTTACAGCGAATGTTATGGATTTGAATAGCGAGAGTAGCTTTTCCCCAGATACAAGCAATCTACCATTGGTTAACATGCCGGATGACCTCGTGTATGTCATGTACACATCGGGCTCAACCGGGAAGCCAAAAGGCGTGATGATTGAACACGGGGGACTGCTTAATGTACTCCATGCCATGCAGGATGAATATCCGCTTACGTGTGAAGATGCAATCCTGCTGAAGACGACCTACATTTTTGATATCTCTGTTGCCGAAATTTTCGGGTGGATTCCTGGAAATGGAAGGTTAGTCATTCTCGAGCCAGAGGCGGAAAAGAACCCCAAAGAAATATGGCAGGCCGTAGTCAAAGACGGGGTTACCCACATCAATTTCGTGCCATCCATGTTGATTCCGTTCGTCGAATATCTGGAGGGGACAAACGAATCAAACCGATTGCGGTACATCCTTGCTTGCGGGGAAGCGATGCCGGATGATCTCGTGCCAAAGGTGTATGAAGTACTGCCGGAGGTGAAATTGGAAAACATCTACGGGCCAACAGAAGCGACCATCTATACGTCCCGTTATTCGCTCGCAAAACACTCACTGGAGAATCCTGTCCCCATCGGAAAGCCACTGCCCAACTATCGAATGTACATCGTCAATCAGTACGGACAGTTGCAGCCTATAGGCGTTCCGGGCGAACTATGCATTGCTGGAATAAGCTTGGCGAGAGGATATTTGAATAACGAAGAGCTGACCGCTGAAAAGTTTGTTGCCCATCCATTAGAGGCTGGAAAGCGTATCTATCGCACTGGCGACCTGGCACGCTATCGTGAGGATGGCAACATCGAGTATCTCGGACGGATGGACCATCAGGTAAAAATTCGTGGATACCGCATCGAGTTGGATGAAATTCGTAGCAAACTGATCCACGAAGAGTCTATTGATGATGCGGTGGTTATGGCCCGAGTGGACCAGAACAATCAGGCATACTTATGCGCCTATCTGCTTTCCGCGAAGGAATGGACAGTCAGTCAATTGCGCGACTTGCTTCGCCGCGATTTGCCAGAATATATGATACCTGCCCACTTCGTTCTTATGAAGGAGTTTCCCCTTACTTCCAACGGCAAGCTAGATCGCAAGGCCCTGCCCGAACCGGATGGAAGTGTGAGAAGCGAAGTGGAATTTGTAGCACCGCGCTCTGAAATGGAAAAGATTCTTGCTGGAATTTGGGGAGAAGTACTTGGCATCGAGAGAGTAGGGATTCAAGACAGCTTTTTCGAGCTTGGTGGGGATTCAATCAAGGGTTTGCAGATCGCGTCTCGTCTGCAACGGATGAATCTCATGATGGCAGTCAATCATCTGTTTAAATATCCAACGATCGAACAAATGGCACCGTTTATCATTTCCGAGAGTATCAATATCGATCAGGGACTGGTTACAGGGCCTGTCTTACTTACACCGATCCAGCACTACTTCTTTGAACGGATTACATCAAGCAGACAGCACTGGAATCAAGCAATGATGGTTTTCAGCCGAGAGGGCTTTCATAGCGAGCTACTGATGGAGTCTCTCCATGCGCTAGTCCTTCATCATGATGCCCTGCGCATGAGCTTTACCGAATCGGATGAGGGATTTGTCCAATTCAATCGGGGCGACGATGGTAATCTGTTCGTATTCCAAGTGTTTGATTTTACAGAAGAGCTGAATGCTCGAAACAAAGTGGAAGAAGAAGCAAACCGTCTGCAAGCCAGAATGAATTTACAAGAGGGACCTCTGGTTCAAGTAGCGCTTTTCAAGACCAGAGCAGGTGACCATCTGCTTTTTGCGATTCACCATTTGGTTGTTGACGGTGTGTCCTGGCGAATCCTTCTGGAAGACTTCCGAATAGCCTATCAGCAAGTAGCCTCAGGTAATCCAATTGCTATACCGGAAAAAACACATTCTTATCAAAAATGGGCAAAAGAGCTGAAAACCTTTGCCAATAGCAAGAAGCTTGTCAATGAACTAGCTTATTGGAAAAAAGTCGAATCCATTCCGTCCC
The window above is part of the Brevibacillus brevis NBRC 100599 genome. Proteins encoded here:
- the lgrA gene encoding linear gramicidin non-ribosomal peptide synthetase LgrA; the protein is MRILFLTTFMSKENRIVQYLESRNHEVIVCTKKWEQQTEYLEEVDYVVSYAYGYILGKEIVSHFKGRILNLHTSLLPWNKGRDPVFWSIWDETPKGVTLHLIDENIDTGNILVQEEISFDEEDTLIDCYNKANQVIEDLFIREWENIVSGRITPIPQPSGGTIHYKKDRDFYKNLNMTTVKELLALKRFCWERTQVEKQSDKTYHQLFERQVEVSPDSLAVVYQDKSLTYKQLNERANQLAHNLCAKGIKPDDLVALMMDRSLDMLVSILAVLKAGAAYLPIDLDYPDERIAYMLNDSGAPVLLTQTPLIEKAKSICEVEVIDVCDPGSFSDRRENLQHVNRSTDLVYVMYTSGSTGLAKGVMIEHRNLVNFCEWHRQYFEVSSEDKALVYSSFAFDGSALDIFPYLLTGALLHIVPAALKYDLIALNDYCNQEGITISFFPTGAAEQFMQMDNRSFRVMLTGGDVLKRVERRGAYKLYNLYGPTECTIVATTFEVDKQYQSIPIGKPIAHTYILILDEKLALQPIGVAGEVFILGEALGRGYVNRPDLTAEKYITHPQTGERMYRTGDRARWLPDGNIEFLGRLDNLVKIRGYRIEPGEIEPFLMNHPKVEMATVIAKEREDGRKFLVSYYVAPDEIPFHELREWLGNDLPEYMIPTHFVHMETLPLTTNGKVDKRALPDVQGDEELLREYYVGPTDKLEQQLAHVWSSVLGILQVGIDDHFLECGGDSIKAMQLISQFKNIGFDLRYDQLFKHPTIRQLKRLFTEQEQTNLQPLQELGVQQEYETSAVEKRMYFIQQQDVESIAYNVTFTVDFPHSVDVEHIQMALQELVMRHEGLRSTYHMHDDEIVKRIVTFAELSFVRQTGAEEVLHSLLAEHIKPFDLAKAPLLRAGIIETPDKQVLWLDSHHILMDGLSKSILLRELQTLLERQQLLPLQSTYKSFAHWQNDWYSSEEYKQQAAYWKTLLEGELPVVQLPTRKRPPQLTFDGTTITYRATKELTRKLKSTATKHDGTLYMLMLTIVSVWLSKMNNDSKQVILGTVTDGRQHPDTREILGMFVNTLPLLLSIEHEESFLYNLQQVKQELLSALQNQYVPFDKILEGSGAKRDGNRHPLFDVMFMMQSASETGLENHTRHINNRISKFDLTLEAVERENELHIVFEYNTRLFDESMINRMIAQFEHLLLQAVHGLEEQVKTFELMPQEQRLNLLLGVNDTSKTYSSKLIMQLLEEWATATPDKIALVLGEQCMTYRELNERANQLAHTLRAKGVQPDDLVMLIAERSFEMIVVILAVLKAGGAYLPIDPNSPTERISYIFTDSGAKLVVAQTRFVEKASFTANVMDLNSESSFSPDTSNLPLVNMPDDLVYVMYTSGSTGKPKGVMIEHGGLLNVLHAMQDEYPLTCEDAILLKTTYIFDISVAEIFGWIPGNGRLVILEPEAEKNPKEIWQAVVKDGVTHINFVPSMLIPFVEYLEGTNESNRLRYILACGEAMPDDLVPKVYEVLPEVKLENIYGPTEATIYTSRYSLAKHSLENPVPIGKPLPNYRMYIVNQYGQLQPIGVPGELCIAGISLARGYLNNEELTAEKFVAHPLEAGKRIYRTGDLARYREDGNIEYLGRMDHQVKIRGYRIELDEIRSKLIHEESIDDAVVMARVDQNNQAYLCAYLLSAKEWTVSQLRDLLRRDLPEYMIPAHFVLMKEFPLTSNGKLDRKALPEPDGSVRSEVEFVAPRSEMEKILAGIWGEVLGIERVGIQDSFFELGGDSIKGLQIASRLQRMNLMMAVNHLFKYPTIEQMAPFIISESINIDQGLVTGPVLLTPIQHYFFERITSSRQHWNQAMMVFSREGFHSELLMESLHALVLHHDALRMSFTESDEGFVQFNRGDDGNLFVFQVFDFTEELNARNKVEEEANRLQARMNLQEGPLVQVALFKTRAGDHLLFAIHHLVVDGVSWRILLEDFRIAYQQVASGNPIAIPEKTHSYQKWAKELKTFANSKKLVNELAYWKKVESIPSPPLPKDQETIYQTELETITASVRFSKTETEKLLRHTNHAYQTETQEILLTALGMAMQEWTGANDVRVFLEGHGREEIVKGLNVSRTVGWFTSLFPVVLPVAKSGQLGEQIKLVKETMRAIPNKGIGYAILKHLTETEHKRDIHFTRQPEVVFNYLGQYEADLDNELFTLSDLPEGRVLGPHAERMHPLDIYAKIIGGELAIYLNYNRHEYHKTTIDKLMGLYQFHLNAIIFHCIEKKDSELTPSDFVDKKLSLEELDDIMDLIGDL